The genomic window CGCATCTTCAACACCCAAGGCAGCAAGCATCGAAGCGTATTTGAAGGTCGCATTCGTCAATGCATAGGTCGACGTGCGCGCCACGACACCTGGCATGTTAGGTACACAGTAATGAATCACGCCACTGACTTCGTACGTTGGGCTTTGGTGCGATGTTGGACGGCACGTTTCAATACAACCGCCTTGGTCAACCGCAACGTCAACCACGACAGAACCTGGCTGCATGCGTTCGATCATCGACTTCGTGACAAGGACCGGTGCTTTCCAGCCAGTGACCAAAACTCCGCCAACCACAAGATCAGAACCAATGACACTTGCTTCAATATTCGCTGTATTTGAGTGAAGTGTCGTCAAACGGCCCTGGAAAACATCATCAAGGTATTCAAGGCGCTTGTGGTTCACATCAAGAATTGTGACTTCAGCACCAAGGCCGACAGCCATTTTCGCAGCGTTGATACCGACGACTCCGCCACCGATGATAGTGACTTTACCGCGATTTACGCCAGTGACGCCGCCGAGGAGAATCCCTTTTCCACCGTGATCTTTTTGTAGATAGTAAGCACCAATTTGGGTGGCCATTCGGCCTGCAACTTCTGACATTGGTGTTAAAAGCGGGAGCGAACCGTCTTCCAATTGGATCGTTTCGTAAGCAATCGATTTCACGCGACGTTCACAGAGAACTTTCGTGAGTTTCGCTTCTGCAGCTAAATGCAGGTACGTGTACAAAATTTGGTTTTCGCGGAGAAGACCATATTCGTCCGGAAGTGGTTCTTTCACTTTCATGACCATGTCGGCCTGACCATAAATATCTTTTGCCGAATCGACGATTTTTGCACCAGCGCGAATGTAGTCTTCGTTTGTAATCCGGCTTCCAACCCCAGCGTCTTTTTCAACAAGAAGTGTGTGGCCTTCCATCACGAGCTGCTTCACGCCCGCTTCTGTTAGACCCACTCGGTTCTCAGAAATTTTAATTTCCTTCGGAACACCAATGACGATGCGTTTTCCCATTTCATCCCCTTTTGCGCGATTCCCCTATATGGGGCGCGCCGATTAGAGCCGATGGACGCCCGGGAGGCAAGTGGGATTCAGAGGTTTAAATACCGGTTCGGTTGAAGCCGGCAATTGAGGAGGCAACCTGGTTTGTCCAAGCGCCTCCCAGCTCGATTGATTTCGTGCGATCTGGTGACGCGAGGATCTTCTTTACGAGCTTACTCATGATGTCGTGACCAGCTTTAAAAAGGACGACATGCCCAAGAAGCGGGCGCCCTAAAGTCACCAAATCTCCAAGTGCGTCAAGAACCTTGTGGCGCACGAACTCGTCTTGAAAGCGAAGGCCGTCGGGATTGATAACGCCGTCGTCACCAATCACGATCGCATTGTCCAGACTTCCGCCTAACGCCAAACCTCTCGACCGCATTGCTTCAACATCCTTTAGAAATCCAAAGGTGCGGGCGGGCGCGACTTCGCGAGCAAAACTGGTTTCGTTGATATCGAGATCCATTCGGCTTCGCCCGATGCAAGGATTTGGAAAATCAATCGTACACGTCACGCGAAGCCCTGAATACGGTACGACGTAGGCGTGCTTGTCACCTTCCCCGTAAAATACCGGCTCCGTGATATACAAGTAGTGTCGTGGCTCTTCTTGCTCAGCGAAGCCCGCCGCCAAGAGCGCTTCCATGAATACTTTTGCTGACCCATCGCCGATTGGAATTTCCGGACCCGAAAGCTCAATGAACAAGTTGTCGATGCGAAACGCGGCGAGCGCTGAGAGGCAGTGCTCAACTGTCGAGACCGAGAATGCCGGGCCTCCCAATGTTGTCGCAAGCGACGTAGCTTGAATATTTTCTGCGCGCACAGGGATCGAAGGAGATCCTGGCAGGTCGACGCGAACGACATGGATTCCGGTGTCAGGTGGAGCCGGCCGGAAGGAAAGGGACGCGGGTTGCCCTTTGTGAAGACCCAGGCCATCGACCGTTACACGTTTTCGAATGGTTCGCTGAAGATACATACATTTCCCCTCAACAATCCTCTTTACAATCCCTGCGCCAATTTTTTCGCGTGCTCTGTGCAGCACATCGCCTGACGCCCCTCTGCTGCGAGCTAAATTATTGAAATAATTAATTTAAGTGTCAAATCAATGATTCGTTCGACAGCTGACCGTGGGTCCTGAAATGAACGACGCGAGCCACTTCAAGTGTCACATAAAAGTCGAGTCGTCAGCTTCGATAGATGCAAAGAAACATCGGGTGCGGCAAAATAATGACAATGCGCCTGACTCGATGGGTCCTAAATTCATGTGCCGCCCTTTCCACTATGGGCACATTCGCGGGCTGCTCTTCGTCTGACGATATGCGCCTCTCGACAGTTCCCGAACACATCGGAAAAAACGCAAGAGCCCATCCAGCCGCTTACGGCGTAACTGATTCGTTCAATTTCGGGAAGCCGCAGAAAGTGCGGCCCGCCAACGATTTTCTGTTTTACTTCAAAGAGTGTGAGTCGAGTGATCCAGAGGGCGACCGCGCCTATTTCTCAAAGACCGCCTACAGTTGCAGCGGTGCCCGCTAACTTGATATTCTAGAGAACGCCTAAATGCGCCCGCGCCAAGTCCGTGATCATTCGACCTCTCGGCGTTTTTTGCACTAAGCCTTCTTGAATCAAAAACGGCTCGTAAACTTCTTCAAGAGTGTCTTTTTCTTCCGAAAGTGCCGCCGACAAAGTTTCGATTCCGACAGGTCCTCCCGCAAACTTTTCGTGGATCAAGCCCAATATACGACGATCCATATCATCCAGGCCAAGCTCATCGACCTCTAACATATCGAGAGCAGCGCGCGCCGCTTCTTCATCGATCACTCCACGGCCCCGAACCTCGGCGAAATCTCGAACTCGCTTTAGCAAACGATTGGCAATTCGTGGAGTTCCACGCGACCGTCTTGCAACTTCCATCGCTCCTTCAGGGGTGATCTTAATTGCCAATATCTGTGCCGAGCGCGTAAGAATCTCGACCAAATCCTGCTTCGAATAAAATTGCAGTCGCTCGACAATTCCAAACCGATCTCGAAGTGGTGCATTGACCAGACCCGCACGCGTCGTCGCACCGATCAGGGTAAACGGCGCCAGCTGAAACTTCATCGAGCGCGCCCCGAGGCCTTCCCCGGTGACGATGTCGATATAGTAATCTTCCATCGCGCTGTAGAGATATTCCTCAATCGTACGATTCAGACGATGAATTTCATCGATAAACAAGACTGTGCCAGGGCGGAGACCTGTCAAAATCGCCGCGATTTCACCTTTGCGGTCGAGCGCTGGTCCTGAGGTGGTCTTGCACTCAACTCCCATCGTGTCGGCAATGATGTGAGCGAGCGTTGTTTTTCCCAGGCCTGGAGGTCCGCTCAAAAGAATATGGTCCAGCGGTTCCCCACGCTTCTTTGCCGCCTCAACAAAAACCGCAATTTTTTCTTTGGTTTTATGCTGTCCCGGGAATTCATCAAAGCGTCGTGGGCGAAGAGTATTTTCCCAGGTCTCACCCGACTGCGGTGTCGCCTGCAGAACGGGATTGCGCTCGACGGGCTGAACCGCTGAAGTCTGGGAGATTTGCTTGGTCAGAGATTTTGAAGGTTTTTTCTCGATGTCCACTAGCGCATTCCTCCCAAGGTCTGTAGCGCAAATCGCACTCCCTCTTCCAACGTCAACGCTTGGGCCGTCGAAGAAACTGTCGCCTCGCGAGTTTCAAGTGCCGTCATTACGCGCTCGATCTCGGGCGCACGAAACCCAAGATTTAAAAGGGCGCTCGAAATTTCATGGAGGATGGAGGCCTGCCCCTCAAGTGGCATTGCCCCGCCAACCGAAACTCTTCCTCCGGATGTGTAGGCATTCGAAACCGAAAATCCTCTCTCGAGATAGGGAGCGACCTTCCCTTTCAAAGTAATCACCAATTGTTCAGCGGTTTTTTTTCCTACTTTTGGCAATTGAGAGAGCGCTTTCACATCGCCCGATTCAATCGCACGAGCGAGTTCTCCCATAGAAGTCGAAGAAAGAATTTTGATCGCCATCTTCGGACCAACCCCGTTGACCGACAAAAGCGAAAGAAAAAGTTCCTTCTCTAACTTACTAGAAAATCCAAACAGTGCGATTTGGTCTTCACGCACGTGCGTATAAACATGAAAAACAGCTTTCTGGCCAAGCGCTGCTTCATCTAAGGTTGGAACCGAACATGTCAGTTCATAGCCGACTCCGGCGACGTCCACGAGGCAAGTTTCTGCATCGCGCTCTTCCACAATTCCGCGAATTTTACCGATCATAATTGGCCGATCATAGGTGGGCTTCTCCAGTTCTACGTTCGAGGACGTAGTCTCGCCATCCTTGATACGCAAGTGCAAGTCCATCGCTCGCGTCGAGCGGTAAAGTTTCAAGCTCGCCGCCAAGTCCCAAAACTCGGTCTAAGATCAAGCGCACTTCTGTCTTCTCAGCGTTGCCGCGTCCGGTGACACTCTTTTTTGCAGTCTTGGCAGCCGTTTCAAAAATTTCTGCACCATAGCTAGCGGCGACGGCTAGAACGACGCCACGAGATTCTCCGAGTACAAATGCAGACGTGACACTTTTCCCGAGAAATACTTTTTCGACGACAACTCGATCTGGCTGACGCTCTGCAAAAATCTTCTGAAGCTCCCTCAGAATTGAAGCCAACCGCGATGCCAAAGCTTCCTTACCTTCAGGCTCAATGACCCCACAGCCGCGCGCTACAATAGTTTCCGGCGACCAGGCATCCACCTCAATCCAGCCAAAACCAAGTCGTCTTGTGCCCGGATCGACCCCAAAAATCGTCACTGTAGATCGCTTTAGGGAATACTTCGCCATTTTTTCATCAAAGCAACTTAGCAGTCTGACGAGCAAGGCTTGAAGCTACACAGCCGCAGTGCAACAATGAACAAGATGGCGGTAGAAACTGGCAAGCGAGACGAAAAAACAAATCCTTCGGGACTGCCAAATGCGGAGTTCATCGAACGTTGCCAATTGGAATACGAACGAAATCCGAGCTCGCGAGTTTTCGCACCTTTAGCGGAAGCCTATCGCCGTTTAGACCTTGTCGAAGAGGCCTTTGAAATTGCAAGTCGAGGCGTTCGTTTACATCCAGATTTTGCCGCAGGACGAATCGCATACGCACGAGTTTTGATAGCAAAAAAAGCTTATATCGACGCTGTTGATCAGCTACAGCGATCTGCTGAACTTTCGCCCGATAATATTTTGGCCTTTTTACTTCTCGGCGAGACGCTACTTGAATTGCGTAGACCGAAAGATGCCTTGAATGCGTTCAAGATGGTGCTGTTTCTTAACCCGCTTCATGAACGAGCGCGGAAAATGGTTCAGAAATGGGAGTTCTTAACAGCTGACGAATTTGAAGATGAAAACTTCGAATGGTCTCACGATGAAGCCCCCCCGCTTGACGAACAAGAATCAAAAACCACCCTTCGGGTCCGCAACGACCCTACCCGCGCCGACCGTGAAGCCCACCGGGCGATCTCCATTGCAGATGCCCTGACAGTTCGCAATGATATCGAAGGAGCGTTCGCGCAGATCGGTCGCTCCATTCGTTCGTTAGGGCCGCGCCCTGACCTTGAGCACCGGCTTATGCTTCTTGGGAAGCGCATGGGACTTAGGCCCGAAGAAATTCAACGGCTTGCGACCGATGGCTTAAACCGGAATTTCGGTCCGACTGAGGACCCTGTCCAGCTGAAAAAAGAAAAAATTAAAAAACTGCTTAAAAAGGTCAATCGGGGCAAACTTGCCGACTCTGCCAATTCGAGTGATTGACCGTCCAACCAGAATCGGCGACATCTAATGTCGCGAAAAAACGTGCGGAGGATCGATGTATCAGCTTTCAGATTTCAAAAAAGGCCTTAAAATTCTGGTCGACGGAGAACCGTTTGCGGTTTCCGACTTTCAACACGTCAAACCAGGTAAAGGTAACCAGTTCACCCGAGCCAAAGCGCGAAGCCTGATCACAGGACAAAACCGTGAATGGACGTTCAAGCAAGGTGAAAAATTTGAAGTTCCCGACATCAACACG from Deltaproteobacteria bacterium includes these protein-coding regions:
- the ald gene encoding alanine dehydrogenase, whose protein sequence is MVIGVPKEIKISENRVGLTEAGVKQLVMEGHTLLVEKDAGVGSRITNEDYIRAGAKIVDSAKDIYGQADMVMKVKEPLPDEYGLLRENQILYTYLHLAAEAKLTKVLCERRVKSIAYETIQLEDGSLPLLTPMSEVAGRMATQIGAYYLQKDHGGKGILLGGVTGVNRGKVTIIGGGVVGINAAKMAVGLGAEVTILDVNHKRLEYLDDVFQGRLTTLHSNTANIEASVIGSDLVVGGVLVTGWKAPVLVTKSMIERMQPGSVVVDVAVDQGGCIETCRPTSHQSPTYEVSGVIHYCVPNMPGVVARTSTYALTNATFKYASMLAALGVEDAIAKDKALFKGLNVYGGSVCYEPVARSLDMEYKPYRV
- a CDS encoding UDP-3-O-acyl-N-acetylglucosamine deacetylase — its product is MYLQRTIRKRVTVDGLGLHKGQPASLSFRPAPPDTGIHVVRVDLPGSPSIPVRAENIQATSLATTLGGPAFSVSTVEHCLSALAAFRIDNLFIELSGPEIPIGDGSAKVFMEALLAAGFAEQEEPRHYLYITEPVFYGEGDKHAYVVPYSGLRVTCTIDFPNPCIGRSRMDLDINETSFAREVAPARTFGFLKDVEAMRSRGLALGGSLDNAIVIGDDGVINPDGLRFQDEFVRHKVLDALGDLVTLGRPLLGHVVLFKAGHDIMSKLVKKILASPDRTKSIELGGAWTNQVASSIAGFNRTGI
- the ruvB gene encoding Holliday junction branch migration DNA helicase RuvB, producing MSQTSAVQPVERNPVLQATPQSGETWENTLRPRRFDEFPGQHKTKEKIAVFVEAAKKRGEPLDHILLSGPPGLGKTTLAHIIADTMGVECKTTSGPALDRKGEIAAILTGLRPGTVLFIDEIHRLNRTIEEYLYSAMEDYYIDIVTGEGLGARSMKFQLAPFTLIGATTRAGLVNAPLRDRFGIVERLQFYSKQDLVEILTRSAQILAIKITPEGAMEVARRSRGTPRIANRLLKRVRDFAEVRGRGVIDEEAARAALDMLEVDELGLDDMDRRILGLIHEKFAGGPVGIETLSAALSEEKDTLEEVYEPFLIQEGLVQKTPRGRMITDLARAHLGVL
- the ruvA gene encoding Holliday junction branch migration protein RuvA is translated as MIGKIRGIVEERDAETCLVDVAGVGYELTCSVPTLDEAALGQKAVFHVYTHVREDQIALFGFSSKLEKELFLSLLSVNGVGPKMAIKILSSTSMGELARAIESGDVKALSQLPKVGKKTAEQLVITLKGKVAPYLERGFSVSNAYTSGGRVSVGGAMPLEGQASILHEISSALLNLGFRAPEIERVMTALETREATVSSTAQALTLEEGVRFALQTLGGMR
- a CDS encoding crossover junction endodeoxyribonuclease RuvC translates to MAKYSLKRSTVTIFGVDPGTRRLGFGWIEVDAWSPETIVARGCGVIEPEGKEALASRLASILRELQKIFAERQPDRVVVEKVFLGKSVTSAFVLGESRGVVLAVAASYGAEIFETAAKTAKKSVTGRGNAEKTEVRLILDRVLGLGGELETLPLDASDGLALAYQGWRDYVLERRTGEAHL
- a CDS encoding tetratricopeptide repeat protein, translated to MNKMAVETGKRDEKTNPSGLPNAEFIERCQLEYERNPSSRVFAPLAEAYRRLDLVEEAFEIASRGVRLHPDFAAGRIAYARVLIAKKAYIDAVDQLQRSAELSPDNILAFLLLGETLLELRRPKDALNAFKMVLFLNPLHERARKMVQKWEFLTADEFEDENFEWSHDEAPPLDEQESKTTLRVRNDPTRADREAHRAISIADALTVRNDIEGAFAQIGRSIRSLGPRPDLEHRLMLLGKRMGLRPEEIQRLATDGLNRNFGPTEDPVQLKKEKIKKLLKKVNRGKLADSANSSD